The stretch of DNA CACATATCATATATTCGTCAAAACAGCTATACAAAACTACAgtctttcaatttattattcataaACTTTTCTAGTTTATTTGCGTTTTTATAATATGTTGTGGTTTCCGAATTATAAGCTCGACAATTGTTGAACATTAGTTTTAGATCATCCACAAAATCAGTAAATTTTAAATACAAGttgttttccaatttttgttCTATTGTTGccaaatcaattggatGTTCAATAACTCGATAATAATCTGgtacttcttctttgttgaCTGCCACTGCAAATGGCCAAGCAGAAGGGTGGTTCTGAATTTCACTGAATAGCGTAACCATAAAGTTATAATGTGGTCCTCTTTTCGGTTTTTGTGCTAATTTATCCATTTCTTCCAGCCACCCTGCCTCTGCTAATCCAGGGATATCTTTGGGGTCTAATGTCACATTCTTATTGGTTTTAAAAACTTGCAAACCCGGTCTCactatttttgatttagatCTAGACcgtatttttctttcaatagCAGCTTTTTGCAAAAGTAATATTTTACCCAGATCAAGGTACCTTAATATTGACGGTAACATCGAGCACTGCATCAATGTACCACCTTCGTAATCCTTGATGTACCCCATCCACACCGATTTATCTAATGATATTTCCTTCGTGAAACCCTGCTTTTTGAAATACCCAATAGCATAGTTATCTGCATACGTcaagaaatatttgattggAGATGTTGCCCTCACATAGTCTTTCAAATGATTCATCAAATGTGCACCATACCCACGCACTTGTTCAGTTGACGAGATAGCACAAAACACAATTTCGGCAAATCCACGGTTGTTAAATGGACGGTATGTGATCCCACCTACCACAGTTAATGGCTTTCTCACAACTGCCATTGACAAATGTGATCGATCATACACCAAACGCGAGATATATTCACGAGGCATCTTGGGTAGTTGCTTTTGGAAAATATTCTTTAACCCGGTTAGCACAATCAAGTTTTCTCGACTATTGTCATTATTCACCACACGAAACTCTATTTTgccttctttttcttcaattacCGAAGGTCTTTCCTTGAATGTGTAAATTTCGCcatcaaaattgaaattggttattcttttcttctcttcttcGGCTTCTTCGTcatcttcctcttcttcctcttcctcGTCctcttcattattttccttttgagtagtttcttcttttgattcttgTTTCACCTCAGATTTGGTTTCCGTGGCTCCTGACTTATCACcatcttcctcttcttctttctgCTTTGCTTCtattttcacttttttctGTAAAGGAACATTgtcattttcttcatcatcatcctcGGCACGTATTGCTGCAGTTCTTTTTCTGTCAACCATTACGAATTGTTATTGATCGGTTATTGCTTGTTTGGGGTTTAAATGTTCTTCAGCTTTCcgtttgttttttttgttgttgtttgaaaaaaatatgttCTCCAAATTGTTAGTACAAATAATGATCACGTGACCTTAATAGAGGAGGGCAATTTAGAGATGAGattaaccaaaaaaaaaatttcatacCAATTTGTCATCTTTTAATACTTATTTATTGTGCtttgttatttttcttttaagGTCTACATTTCTAAATAACTTACTAGTAATGTCAAATTATACTCAAATGGACCCCGCTAACCAGCCTGGTGGTGCTCAAGTGGCAACAGTATTATGTTGTAATTGTGGTGTTCCAATGGATGGATCCCTGGGATTAGTAATGTGTTATGACTgtattaaattaaatgttGATATAACAGAAGGTATCCCTAGAGAGGCAAATGTGTCATTCTGTAGAAATTGTGAAAGATTTTTACAACCACCTGGACAATGGATAAGAGCAGAATTAGAATCCCGTGAGTTGCTAGCCTTGTGTCTTAGACGTTTGAAAGGTTTAAACAAAGTGAGGTTAGTTGACGCCAGTTTCATCTGGACCGAACCTCATTCCAGAAGAATCAGAATTAAGATCACTGTTCAAGGTGAAGCCATGGCAAATACCATTGTTCAACAAACATTCGAAGTCGAATACGTTGTGATTGCCATGCAATGTCCAGATTGTGCCAAATCTTATACCACCAACACCTGGAGAGCTACCGTTCAAATAAGACAAAAAGTCCCACATAAGAGAACCTTTTTGTATTTggaacaattgattttgaagcATAATGCCCACGTTGATACTGtttcaattcaagaaaCCAAAGATGGGTTAGATTTCTTTTATGCACAAAAAAACCATGCCGCTAAGATGGTTGACTTTTTGCAAGCTGTCGCTCCTATCAAAGTTAAGAAATCTGAAGAATTGGTGAGTATGGATATACATTCGGGATCTTCAAGTTATAAATTCTCCTATTCGGTAGAAATTGCTCCAATTTGTCGTGACGATTTGGTTGTTTTGCCTAAAAAATTGGCCCACTCCATGGGTAACATTTCACGTTTGGTTTTATGTAACAAGATCACCAATGCTATTCAGTTTATGGATCCTAATACTTTGCAGACAGCCGATTTATCAGCTCCAGTGTTTTGGAGATCTCCTTTCCCATCGTTATTGGATGCTACACAAATGGTCGAGTTTATTGTATTAGATATTGAACCAACAGGTGACATTAGAGGTAAATATGTGTTGGCAGATATTGAAGTGAGCCGTGCTAGTGATTTGGGGTCTAATGATCAAACTTTCTATGTCCGAACTCATCTCGGTGGTATTTTACATCCAGGTGATTCTTGTTTGGGTTACTATTTgacaaatacaaatataaattctGAATTGTGGGATACTTTGGATACTGATAATACTCCTGAAGTTGTGATAGTGAAGAAACATTATGCAAGAAAATCTAAGAAATCTAAGAACAGAAAATGGAAGTTGAAGAGAATGGCAAGAGAACACAACGATATCGTTGCCAATGATGATAGTAGACAAGCAAGACAAGAACAAGAGAGAGCCGAAAGAGATTACGAGTTGTTCTTGCaagaattagaagaagatgatgaattaaGACAAACAATCAACTTGTATAAGGCAGGTGAAAATCAACCACAAGTGTCCAGAAACCATGACGACATGAATGACGAAGATGAGGATGATGACGAAGATGCTCCTGAGATTGGTATTGATGAGTTATTGGATGAATTGGATGATATGACGTTGGATGATACTCCAATGAATTAGAGAATGTGGATATAGGATGGTTCATAGACTTGTAATCAAACTCATATAATTAAAATGCGGTGCAAAGctcttttgaaattgtaGATACATTTGGTAAGAAGGTATTGTGTTATTATTCTAAGCCAAAATTAGTGTAAGGGTAAAACTTATCTATGCGTAAATTTGTTCggtttgtttttcttctccATGGCgcttttttatttgtggcgataatataaataaattgcATATTTCCTAATTGTGTGGGtgttatcattattaacaaaTCTAAACTCTGAAATCAACAATGTCAAATCATCTGGATCAAATAgtcaaaaaatatattctCAATCAATCATTTGTTGAATCGTCTTTCTTTACCAAGTTATCTGAACTAAAGTTAGAAAAGTACAAATTGGATTCGTCTTATATTGCCATTCATGGTTTCCAAACACACCCAAccaaattgaacaaatttaaCGACACACCCGTGTTGAACTTAGACCAATCTAGTTTTGATGACACATTGAACGATCTGAGGATAAACATTCCTGGAGAGTTGTTTAATGTCAAtacaattgaagaattcaAGTCCCTagataaattgaaactttTAAACACATGGGGGCAAAATGTTTACCTGGAAGTGACAAACGCTACTAGTTTTGACtacaaattattcaataaattttatatCTTAACGTATTCagatttgaagaaatacAAATTCTATTATTGGGTTGCGTACCCCACATTGAGCAATACTTGGACAGTTGAAAGTGAATCCCAAGAAACTGATACTACAATAACTCAGCTTGTTGAGACAGAGTTGGATAACGAATATGgtcaatttttccaatacTATGGAGGAAAACTTCACAAATCTGTTCAAGCGGACAAAGAACATACATTTGTATTCATAGATACGTGTTTAAGTAAAGATAGAAAGCCTTCAAGTCAGCTCAAAAACtatttatatttcattGCGTATAAGGGaattaaagaaatagaTCTTGTTACTTACCGCAATAATAACTTGTCATTTACACagcatttgaaattagatGCTTTTACCGATTCCCCGAAAATCAGTGGTTGGGAACGAACAAACCAAGGAAAGTTAGGGCCCAAACTTGCAGATTTGGGATCATTGATAAATCCTTTACAATTGGCAGAACAAGCtgttgaattgaatttgaaactaATGAAATGGAGAATTGCCCCTGATATTGATTTGGAGattattaaaaaacaaaaagtgtTGCTTCTTGGAGCTGGTACTTTAGGAAGCTATGTCGCAAGAGCATTGTTGGGCTGGGGTGTCAGGAGCATTACGTTTGTTGACAGTGGTAGAATATCGTTTTCCAACCCTGTGAGACAGCCACTATTTAACTTTGAAGATTGTTTTAGTGACAGTGGACAAGGGGAATACAAAGCATTGAGAGCTGCAgagaatttgaaaagagTTTTCCCCGGTGTAGATGCAAAAGGTATTTGTTTAGCAGTCCCTATGGTGGGTCACCCAGTTACTGATGAACATAAAGAAAGGGAAAATTATGAAACTTTAGTAAAACTTTTTGAGGAGCATGATGTTATATTCTTATTGATGGATTCAAGAGAGTCAAGATGGTTACCTACTTTAATTGGTGCAgccaatgaaaaaatagtaATTAATGCTGCCTTGGGTTTTGATAGTTATCTT from Candida albicans SC5314 chromosome R, complete sequence encodes:
- the GCN5 gene encoding histone acetyltransferase (Histone acetyltransferase; required for hyphen elongation and cell wall organization; mutation confers hypersensitivity to 5-fluorouracil (5-FU)), which gives rise to MVDRKRTAAIRAEDDDEENDNVPLQKKVKIEAKQKEEEEDGDKSGATETKSEVKQESKEETTQKENNEEDEEEEEEEDDEEAEEEKKRITNFNFDGEIYTFKERPSVIEEKEGKIEFRVVNNDNSRENLIVLTGLKNIFQKQLPKMPREYISRLVYDRSHLSMAVVRKPLTVVGGITYRPFNNRGFAEIVFCAISSTEQVRGYGAHLMNHLKDYVRATSPIKYFLTYADNYAIGYFKKQGFTKEISLDKSVWMGYIKDYEGGTLMQCSMLPSILRYLDSGKILLLQKAAIERKIRSRSKSKIVRPGLQVFKTNKNVTLDPKDIPGLAEAGWSEEMDKLAQKPKRGPHYNFMVTLFSEIQNHPSAWPFAVAVNKEEVPDYYRVIEHPIDLATIEQKLENNLYLKFTDFVDDLKLMFNNCRAYNSETTTYYKNANKLEKFMNNKLKDCSFV
- the NMD3 gene encoding ribosome-binding protein (Putative nonsense-mediated mRNA decay protein; repressed in core stress response; repressed by prostaglandins) codes for the protein MSNYTQMDPANQPGGAQVATVLCCNCGVPMDGSSGLVMCYDCIKLNVDITEGIPREANVSFCRNCERFLQPPGQWIRAELESRELLALCLRRLKGLNKVRLVDASFIWTEPHSRRIRIKITVQGEAMANTIVQQTFEVEYVVIAMQCPDCAKSYTTNTWRATVQIRQKVPHKRTFLYLEQLILKHNAHVDTVSIQETKDGLDFFYAQKNHAAKMVDFLQAVAPIKVKKSEELVSMDIHSGSSSYKFSYSVEIAPICRDDLVVLPKKLAHSMGNISRLVLCNKITNAIQFMDPNTLQTADLSAPVFWRSPFPSLLDATQMVEFIVLDIEPTGDIRGKYVLADIEVSRASDLGSNDQTFYVRTHLGGILHPGDSCLGYYLTNTNINSELWDTLDTDNTPEVVIVKKHYARKSKKSKNRKWKLKRMAREHNDIVANDDSRQARQEQERAERDYELFLQELEEDDELRQTINLYKAGENQPQVSRNHDDMNDEDEDDDEDAPEIGIDELLDELDDMTLDDTPMN
- the APG7 gene encoding Apg7p (Ortholog(s) have Atg12 activating enzyme activity, Atg8 activating enzyme activity) produces the protein MSNHSDQIVKKYILNQSFVESSFFTKLSELKLEKYKLDSSYIAIHGFQTHPTKLNKFNDTPVLNLDQSSFDDTLNDSRINIPGELFNVNTIEEFKSLDKLKLLNTWGQNVYSEVTNATSFDYKLFNKFYILTYSDLKKYKFYYWVAYPTLSNTWTVESESQETDTTITQLVETELDNEYGQFFQYYGGKLHKSVQADKEHTFVFIDTCLSKDRKPSSQLKNYLYFIAYKGIKEIDLVTYRNNNLSFTQHLKLDAFTDSPKISGWERTNQGKLGPKLADLGSLINPLQLAEQAVELNLKLMKWRIAPDIDLEIIKKQKVLLLGAGTLGSYVARALLGWGVRSITFVDSGRISFSNPVRQPLFNFEDCFSDSGQGEYKALRAAENLKRVFPGVDAKGICLAVPMVGHPVTDEHKERENYETLVKLFEEHDVIFLLMDSRESRWLPTLIGAANEKIVINAALGFDSYLVMRHGVTNQKDRLGCYYCNDVVAPNDSLSDRTLDQMCTVTRPGGALMASSLAVELLVAILQHPERNLAPHDAETKFGNIPHQIRGFLHNFQQTKLFAPSYVHCSACSPRVITEFKQEGWEFVRKCLDDSQYLEDISGLTKVQQEAELAAKQLLEDLSLDDDVSNDIDEDSEWLS